In Candidatus Marinimicrobia bacterium CG08_land_8_20_14_0_20_45_22, the following are encoded in one genomic region:
- a CDS encoding AAA family ATPase: MLTRLRVKNFKRLDEIDIELYNNVVLIGPNNCGKTTALQALALWDIGVRRWNEKRKGKTSPEKRPGVTINRRDLLAIPVPSANLLWRNLHVRDVSRITEGIAISQKTQNIRVEIIVDGVTKDKPWSCGMEFDYANEESFYCRPLRLGDKNDRMPVPDEVEDIKIAFLPPMSGLTDTEFIKQSGEIGVLIGQGQTAQVLRNLCFQISQMNKENKYWNDMVNHIRSFFGIELLPPKYIVERSEITMSYKDEYGHVLDLSSSGRGLQQTTLLLAHLYLHPGTALLLDEPDAHLEVLRQRQIYNILLDAASKQNSQIIVASHSEVVLSEAAEKGTVIAFIGKPHKLNDHGSQLSKSLQSIGWDQYYQAEQSGWVLYLEGSTDLEILRTFAIKLGHDEAIKVLERPFVHYLGSNHPPQSRDHFNGLREAKNDLVGVALFDHLDRPLQTESQLTEIMWTSREIENYFCRKEVLIAYAGNTESPLDIFSSAESQRRIRAMEESIQEVISALETLGKPPAWSAKIKATDDFLDPLFKAYFKKLDLPLLMRKTDYYQLAKLIPKESIDQEVKNVLDTIVEVSKKAIVKND; this comes from the coding sequence AAAACTTCTCCCGAAAAAAGGCCCGGTGTAACAATCAATAGACGTGATCTATTAGCAATTCCGGTACCTAGTGCAAATTTACTGTGGAGAAATTTACATGTACGAGATGTTAGTCGTATAACAGAGGGCATAGCAATATCACAAAAAACTCAGAATATTCGAGTTGAAATTATTGTAGATGGCGTTACAAAAGATAAACCATGGTCATGTGGAATGGAATTTGACTATGCAAATGAAGAATCCTTTTATTGTCGACCATTAAGACTTGGCGATAAAAATGATAGGATGCCCGTCCCAGATGAAGTAGAAGATATAAAGATTGCATTCTTACCGCCAATGTCTGGACTAACTGACACGGAATTCATAAAACAAAGTGGGGAAATCGGAGTTTTAATAGGTCAAGGACAAACCGCCCAAGTTCTTAGAAATCTTTGCTTCCAAATATCCCAGATGAATAAAGAAAATAAATATTGGAATGATATGGTAAACCATATTCGTTCCTTTTTTGGAATAGAATTGTTACCACCGAAGTACATTGTTGAAAGAAGTGAAATAACAATGTCCTATAAAGATGAATATGGACATGTTCTTGATTTATCCTCCTCCGGTCGTGGTTTACAACAAACCACTTTATTGCTGGCACATCTCTATTTACACCCAGGAACAGCGCTACTACTTGATGAACCAGATGCTCATTTAGAAGTTCTGCGGCAACGGCAAATTTATAACATCCTTCTTGACGCGGCTTCTAAACAAAACTCACAAATCATTGTCGCCAGCCATTCGGAGGTTGTTCTTTCCGAAGCCGCAGAAAAAGGCACCGTCATAGCTTTTATTGGAAAGCCTCATAAACTAAACGATCATGGATCACAGCTATCTAAATCACTTCAGTCCATCGGATGGGATCAGTACTATCAGGCAGAACAGTCTGGTTGGGTTCTCTACCTTGAAGGCTCGACGGACCTCGAAATACTTAGAACTTTCGCTATAAAACTTGGGCATGACGAAGCAATCAAAGTTTTAGAACGTCCATTTGTTCACTATTTAGGATCCAACCATCCCCCACAGAGTCGTGATCATTTCAATGGCCTGAGAGAGGCAAAAAACGATTTAGTTGGTGTTGCACTTTTCGATCATCTTGATAGGCCATTACAAACAGAAAGTCAACTTACAGAAATTATGTGGACTAGCCGCGAAATAGAGAACTATTTTTGTAGAAAAGAAGTACTTATTGCTTATGCTGGAAATACGGAATCACCTCTTGACATTTTTAGTTCAGCTGAATCACAACGTCGGATAAGAGCTATGGAAGAATCTATTCAAGAAGTAATCTCAGCGCTTGAGACGTTAGGAAAACCACCAGCATGGTCTGCTAAAATTAAAGCAACTGATGATTTTCTTGATCCTTTATTCAAAGCCTATTTTAAAAAACTTGACCTCCCCCTCCTAATGCGAAAGACTGATTATTATCAATTAGCAAAATTAATTCCTAAAGAATCTATTGATCAGGAAGTTAAAAACGTTCTTGACACTATAGTAGAGGTTTCGAAAAAAGCAATTGTGAAAAATGATTAA